CCTGTTTCCAGAGTTGGTTGGATGCACCGTCGTTTGAAGAGGCTTCAGAGGCTTCTTCGGCTATGCCTTTGGTGTCTGAGGCTTGGTCGGCGGCAGGAGCGGCTGCCGGTTCGACTGGCGCGCTGATTTCGACAGGCGGTGCTTTCGGGTCATCGACATAGTAACCTTGAGGCAGCTCGTAATCCAAATCGGCGGTTACGAACGCTTTGTCGTTTACGCTCAGTACGCGTTGAACCATCAACTGCAAACGCCAAGGTTCGGCAGCATCGAATTCCACACCTTCGGGAATCGTAAACCAAGATACTTCTTTAAAGTGGGGCGCGCCTTCGGCTGCCAAATCAACCAAGCGTTCGTGTTGCGCGTCAGTAAAGCGGAAGCTGTTTTCGCCTTGAATCATCTCGATACGGTCGAAAATACCGCCGCGGACATAGCCCGAACCTTTCCAAGAATAACGGCCTTCACCGGCAACCAAGACAGCTTGTTGACCCGGTTGCAGACGGTTTTGCAGGTTTTTCCAACCTTCCTCGCCCAACAGGCTTTTGCCGATGGAAGGCTGGCTGACTACGGCAGTGTACAAATCGATAAAGGTATCGTCGCCTGCGCCTTGTTCGGCGTGTTCGGCAACACCTGCTTTGCCGCCTTTTTCAAACAGCTTGTTGATTTCGTCAACAGTAATGTGCAGATGACCGATGGCTTTTTGTTCCAGCAGCGCATTCCAAGATTGGATGTCCTGTTTGTCAGGGTTGACAGCGCGGCGAGGTCGGGTTTGAGCCGCAGGTGCGGCAGCCTGTTGCGTATCCGCAGCATTGGCGGAGGTCGTCTGAACGGTTTTGTCAGTGCCCAAACCATATTTGCCGGCAACAACTTTGAACGAACGCTGGATGCTGTCGTTAATCACCATCAGCGTAACGGTCGCGCCGCTGATGATGTCCCCGGGTGCAACACCCGGAGTAGGCGGATTTTTAATAAAATTCAAACCGATATACTTATTGATGAATTTATCCACACGCGACTGCGGGATACCAATAAGCATAATCGGCTCATGGTGATCGACCAGCTTCGCACCGGCGATCGTTCCGTCGTTGGCCAAAGCCATCATCGTATCAATCGGTTTGCTCGAATAGCCGCGTGTATTGACCACGTCCGTCGTGATATACACCAAGCCCAACTGCTCGTTGCCCTTATAAACACGGGCAACCATAGGCTTGCCTTCAGGCTTGCCATAACGGTCTGCACCCGGAAAAATTTCCGAAGGCTGGACTTTTGACAGGAAGTCAGGCAAACGCTCGGCGTAAGCGGGCAGTGTCGAAAACAATAGGACAAATACGGCAAACATCGCCAGCATCGTATTCAAGATGCCTGATGTGTGTTTCGTTTTTAGGCAGGACATGGCTGTTCCCGATTATTCGATACTCTAAACATTAACATTATATGAATCCATTATTTGCAATAATTTGACCTATGTCAAATTTACAAATCTTAAAACCAGATTTGGAGGGTATGTAATACTTTATAAGTATATGGATATGGGTCTGATTTCATTACAAATAGAAATAGAAAACAAAGTGATTATATGCTTTTGCCTGCTTCTAGATGTCTTGGTTTGGATTGATTATTAGTTGAAATAAACATATGTATTGAATGAGGGCTATCTAAATAAAGAGATCGTCTGAAAACCGAAAAATCAGTTTTCAGACGACCTTTGTTTAGCTCAAACCTCCCCGGTTTAAGCAGCGTTGACTTTGTCTTCGCGGCGCAGCAGGGTAATCAGGTCGCTGATGCGCTGTTTCATGCTGCGGCGGTCGACGATTTGGTCGATAGCGCCTTTTTCCAGCAGGAACTCTGCGCGTTGGAAGCCTTCGGGCAAAGTTTCGCGGACGGTTTGTTCAATAACGCGAGGGCCGGCAAAGCCGATAAGGGCGTTGGGTTCGGCAAGCACGACATCGCCGAGGAAGGCGAAGCTGGCGGATACGCCGCCCATGGTCGGGTCGGTCAGGACGGAGATGAACGGCAGGCGTTTTTCAGTCAGAAGATGCAATGCCGCGCTGGTTTTGGTCATCTGCATCAATGAGTTGACACCTTCCTGCATACGCGCACCGCCCGATGCGGCAACGCAGATGAAAGAGCAGTTGTCGGCTACGGCGCGGCGTACGCCTTGAACGAAGCGTTCGCCGACGACGGAACCCATAGAGCCGCCGATAAAGCGGAATTCGAAGGCGGCAATCACGACGGGCAGGCCGTTCATAAAGCCTTTCATCACGACCAACGCATCATCTTCGCCGGTGGCTTTGCGCGCTGCGGCCAAGCGTTCGGGATATTTTTTGCTGTCTTTGAATTTCAGCGGGTCGGTCGGTTTGATATTGGCGGCGATTTCTTCGCGACCTTCCTCGTCCAAAAGCAAATTGAGGCGTTCGCGCGCGGAAAGCGGGTTGTGGTGGTTACATTTCGGGCAAACTTGGTCGTTTTGCTGAAGTTCGGTCGAGTAGATGGTTGCCGAGCAGGAAGGGCATTTGTGCCACAGGCCTTCGGGAACGTTGGACGAGCCTTCGCTTTTACTGCGGTTTTTGATTTTGGGCGGTAGGATTTTGTCTAACCAACTCATGGATGACTCCTTGGAATTCGGGATTCAGACGACCTTTGCGTGTGTTTTCGGAAAAGGCCTTAACGGATTGCGTCTTTTAATTCTTTTACCAACGCGCCGACGGCTTCTGCTTCGCGGCCTGCGTTATTTTCAATTTCTTTGACGATGCGGCTGCCGACGATGACGGCATCGGCAACGGCACCGATTTTGCGCGCGCTTTCGGCGTTGCTGATACCGAAGCCGACACCGATCGGGATGTCGATATACTTGCGCAAAAGCTCTATTTTACGCGAAACTTCTTCGGTATCCAAACTTGCCGCGCCAGTAACGCCTTTGAGCGAAACATAATAGACAAAGCCGCCTGCAACGCGGGCGATGGTTTGGATACGCTCTTCGGTCGTGGTCGGGGCAATCAGGAAGATGCAGTCGATACCGCGCGCTTTGAGTTCGTCGTGCAGCGGGGTGATGGTTTCGACAGGGGAATCAACGGTCAGCACGCCGTCCACGCCCGCTTCGGCAGCCGCTTGGGCAAATGCCTGATAACCCATTTTATGAATCGGGTTCAGATAACCCATCAGGACGACGGGCGTGTTGCCGTTTGTTTCACGGAAGCGGCGTACGATGTTCAATACGTCGTTGAGGGAAACTTTGTTTGCCAACGCACGCTCGGCGGCGCGCTGGATGGTCGGACCGTCCGCCATCGGGTCGGAAAAGGGAACGCCCAATTCCAGGATGTCGGCGCCGTTTTCAACCAAACTGTGCATCAGCGCAAGCGTGGTATCGAGATCGGGATTGCCTACGGTAATATAGGGAATCAGGGCTTTTGCGCCGTCAAGCGCGGCAAAGGTTTGCTGGATTCTGCTCATCTTGATTTCTCGTTTCCGTAACGGCTGTTTCCAGCCGGTTTTCATCGACAATAAGTTGGCAAGTATAGCATTGACTGTCTGTTTCGGGCGAAACTGCATGACATTTCCTGATGATTTTCTGCATGGAAAGGTCGTCTGAAAAAGGGCAGGGCGGTTGTTTTACTGTTATGGAAGCCGTGATGATTTGAATTGTTGTCCATATCGCGCAGTCGCCTTCGAAAATGCTTCAACTTTCCCGCCAAATTCCGTTAATTTCCATTAAAGGTCGTCTGAAAGCCTTCGGTGTCATACTTTCTCGGTTATAATAGCCGGTTTCTTCAATCTGACCCTTTTCGGAAATATATCATGGCATTTGCCTCGCTTTTCACCCTTTTGGACGATATTACCGCTGTCTTGGACGACGTTGCCCTGATGACCAAAATGGCCGCGAAGAAAACGGCGGGCGTGGTCGGCGATGATTTGGCGCTCAATGCGAATCAGGTTACCGGCGTGTCGGCAGAACGCGAGCTGCCAATTATTTGGGCGGTGGCGAAAGGTTCTTTGGTGAACAAGCTGATTTTGGTGCCGCTGGCTTTGCTGCTGTCTGCCTTTTTGCCGAAGCTGATTACGCCTTTATTGATGATGGGCGGGATTTATTTGTGTTTCGAGGGCGTGGAAAAGCTGCTGCATAAGTTTTTACACCGCCACGAAGCGCATGAAGACGAGGAGGCAGACGCCGAAACGCTGGACGAAAAAACCAAGATTAAAGGCGCGATTCGTACGGATTTCATCCTGTCTGCCGAGATCATTATTATTGCTTTGGGCGTGGTTGAAAAATACGATCTGATGACCCGTTCGCTGGTGATGACGGCAATCGGCATCGGTATGACCGCTTTTGTGTACGGTTTGGTCGGCGTTATCGTCAAACTCGACGACTTCGGTATGCTGCTGATGCGTCAAAAAAGCACGGGCATTCAAATGGTCGGACGGGGCTTGATTGCCTTTATGCCTTGGTTCATGCGCGGTTTGAGCGTGGTGGGTACGCTTGCCATGTTCCTTGTCGGCGGCGGTTTGATTATCCACAACTTGGGTTTTTTGCATGATTTCTTACACGCGCAACATTGGGACAGCGGCTTGATGGAGCATGTTGCTAACCTTGCCGTCGGGCTGATTGCCGGTGCCATCGCCTGCGCTGTTGCGCTGCCTTTGATGAAGCTGTTTCAAAAACACTAAACAACCGATACGTCGTCTGAAAATGGTTCAACTTTGTTGAGGCTGTATTTTCAGACGACCTCTTATTTTCTTTTCTCTGCAATGAACATTTTCCGCAAACTCGAACAATATTGGCAGCATCCTGTGCTGTACTGGCCGCTGGTGATCCTGATTGCCGCCGTCACGCCGTTGACTTTCGCGCCTTATTACCATTTTTGGCTGATGCCTTTGCTGTTTGGCGCGCTGATCCGACTGATTGAACTGCGTCCGCGCTTTGCTGTTTCTACCGCCTATCTGTTTGGGCTGGTTGCTTATACGGCACAGTTTTATTGGATACATACCGCGCTGCACGATGTTTCCGGCCTGCCTAATTTATACGCGGTTCCGCTGACTTTCCTGCTGCCGGCGTTTCTCGCGCTGTATCCTGCCGCCTGTTTTTGGTTGTGGAAGAAGTTTCATCTGCCGCGTTGGGTTAAGGTCGGCATCGTTTTGCCGATTTTGTGGACGCTGGCAGAATTTGCCCGCGAACGCCTGTTGACCGGCTTCGGCTGGGGGGCAATCGGCTATTCCCAAATCGTCAAAGAAAGCCCGCTTGCCGGCTTTGCGCCTTTGGGCGGTATTCATCTGGTGACGCTGGCGACGGCATTTGTCAGCGCATGGCTGGTGTTGCTGATTGACAATACGGGTCGTCTGAAACAGCGCCTGCTGCCGATGTGTATGATTGTTATGTTGTGTACCGTCGGCTATGTCGCCCAGCAAACCGACTTTACCAAACCTGACGGCAGCACCAGTACCGTCGCGCTCGTGCAGGGCAATATCGAACAGAGTCTGAAATGGAATGAAGAACAAGTCGTCCCCACCATTCAGAAATACTACGGTCAAATCAGCAAAACATCCGCCGACATCGTTATCCTGCCTGAAACCGCTCTGCC
Above is a window of Neisseria mucosa DNA encoding:
- a CDS encoding regulatory protein NosR, yielding MPAYAERLPDFLSKVQPSEIFPGADRYGKPEGKPMVARVYKGNEQLGLVYITTDVVNTRGYSSKPIDTMMALANDGTIAGAKLVDHHEPIMLIGIPQSRVDKFINKYIGLNFIKNPPTPGVAPGDIISGATVTLMVINDSIQRSFKVVAGKYGLGTDKTVQTTSANAADTQQAAAPAAQTRPRRAVNPDKQDIQSWNALLEQKAIGHLHITVDEINKLFEKGGKAGVAEHAEQGAGDDTFIDLYTAVVSQPSIGKSLLGEEGWKNLQNRLQPGQQAVLVAGEGRYSWKGSGYVRGGIFDRIEMIQGENSFRFTDAQHERLVDLAAEGAPHFKEVSWFTIPEGVEFDAAEPWRLQLMVQRVLSVNDKAFVTADLDYELPQGYYVDDPKAPPVEISAPVEPAAAPAADQASDTKGIAEEASEASSNDGASNQLWKQVWKAKQGQIAVVGIALTILLLVFLFQDWIVRYEKWYDRFRLVFLTFTLFYIGWYAQAQLSVVNTLTLFSAILTEFRWDFFLMDPIVFILWLFTAATMLLWNRGTFCGWLCPFGSLQELTNRIAKKLGVKQITVPHLLHTRLTAIKYVIFFALLAISLYDLGTAEKFAEVEPFKTAIILKFVREWWFVAFAVTLLVAGLFIERFFCRYLCPLGAGIALPGRFRVFDWLRRYKMCGNPCQICTHECPVQAIAPEGDIHPNECIQCLHCQVMYHHDTRCPQVVATNKKKQKQAAAKADPETASAKQQPGEQVVQFVKKETAPKAGE
- a CDS encoding acetyl-CoA carboxylase carboxyltransferase subunit beta, whose protein sequence is MSWLDKILPPKIKNRSKSEGSSNVPEGLWHKCPSCSATIYSTELQQNDQVCPKCNHHNPLSARERLNLLLDEEGREEIAANIKPTDPLKFKDSKKYPERLAAARKATGEDDALVVMKGFMNGLPVVIAAFEFRFIGGSMGSVVGERFVQGVRRAVADNCSFICVAASGGARMQEGVNSLMQMTKTSAALHLLTEKRLPFISVLTDPTMGGVSASFAFLGDVVLAEPNALIGFAGPRVIEQTVRETLPEGFQRAEFLLEKGAIDQIVDRRSMKQRISDLITLLRREDKVNAA
- a CDS encoding tryptophan synthase subunit alpha, whose protein sequence is MSRIQQTFAALDGAKALIPYITVGNPDLDTTLALMHSLVENGADILELGVPFSDPMADGPTIQRAAERALANKVSLNDVLNIVRRFRETNGNTPVVLMGYLNPIHKMGYQAFAQAAAEAGVDGVLTVDSPVETITPLHDELKARGIDCIFLIAPTTTEERIQTIARVAGGFVYYVSLKGVTGAASLDTEEVSRKIELLRKYIDIPIGVGFGISNAESARKIGAVADAVIVGSRIVKEIENNAGREAEAVGALVKELKDAIR
- a CDS encoding DUF808 domain-containing protein codes for the protein MAFASLFTLLDDITAVLDDVALMTKMAAKKTAGVVGDDLALNANQVTGVSAERELPIIWAVAKGSLVNKLILVPLALLLSAFLPKLITPLLMMGGIYLCFEGVEKLLHKFLHRHEAHEDEEADAETLDEKTKIKGAIRTDFILSAEIIIIALGVVEKYDLMTRSLVMTAIGIGMTAFVYGLVGVIVKLDDFGMLLMRQKSTGIQMVGRGLIAFMPWFMRGLSVVGTLAMFLVGGGLIIHNLGFLHDFLHAQHWDSGLMEHVANLAVGLIAGAIACAVALPLMKLFQKH
- a CDS encoding apolipoprotein N-acyltransferase — translated: MNIFRKLEQYWQHPVLYWPLVILIAAVTPLTFAPYYHFWLMPLLFGALIRLIELRPRFAVSTAYLFGLVAYTAQFYWIHTALHDVSGLPNLYAVPLTFLLPAFLALYPAACFWLWKKFHLPRWVKVGIVLPILWTLAEFARERLLTGFGWGAIGYSQIVKESPLAGFAPLGGIHLVTLATAFVSAWLVLLIDNTGRLKQRLLPMCMIVMLCTVGYVAQQTDFTKPDGSTSTVALVQGNIEQSLKWNEEQVVPTIQKYYGQISKTSADIVILPETALPVMRQDLPENILTQFAEQARTNGSALAVGIGQYTADGSGYENAVINLSDYDDISDDLPYYAKNHLVPFGEYKPLPFLTEPLYKLMNMPLADFRRGGAGQAPLTMKDQKVAFNICYEDGFGDELIATAKNATLLANVSNMAWYGDSNAMYQQLQQSQARAMELGRYMVRATNTGATAIISPKGSIIAESEPNTDAVLEGHIKGYIGETPYMKAGGSLWLIGVLSIIAIALFLIRKKAD